In the genome of Polaribacter sp. MED152, one region contains:
- a CDS encoding Ig-like domain-containing protein: MGGGDTVTATVSLTVGTVAPAVTVPTAADDAVTVAAGSVDNVIDVLSNDTPGSEGYIDGGLTMTNGTLTSASTKGSAISIDNKNTLDTTDDEFNYTPSALAATDGTDTFSYTITDASGDASTATVTVTIGPAATDVPVALDDTETVVEDTTVSIDVLDNDVYGDDGAALVDALTVGATSDLGGTTSVVAGEIEYTPALNFVGTDTFEYTIEDGNGDTATATVTVTVTAEVIVNGTPTAVDDNVSVVRFSVSNSIDVLSNDSFGSDGPSLTHPLTLSNGRSTGVSSGGRFISVNGNNTISYSPGSLMSDSFEYTITDKNGDATTGTVYITTTANREVPNSVTIGDTEIFVDNFLSYPNPSEGNVNTTLLSSVNTKATMVLFDATGKVVSSSILELQEGLNQFDFNFKVKAGLLFMKIVSAEKDFGTSKVVFK, encoded by the coding sequence ATGGGAGGAGGAGATACAGTAACAGCAACAGTAAGTTTAACAGTAGGTACAGTTGCACCAGCAGTTACAGTTCCAACAGCCGCAGATGATGCAGTAACAGTTGCAGCAGGTAGTGTAGATAATGTAATAGATGTATTATCAAATGATACACCAGGATCTGAAGGTTATATTGATGGCGGATTAACAATGACGAATGGAACATTAACAAGTGCAAGTACAAAAGGAAGTGCAATAAGCATTGACAATAAAAATACTTTAGATACTACAGATGATGAGTTCAATTATACTCCATCAGCATTGGCAGCAACAGATGGTACAGACACATTTAGTTATACAATTACAGATGCAAGTGGAGATGCTTCAACAGCAACAGTAACAGTAACAATAGGTCCTGCAGCAACAGATGTTCCAGTAGCCTTAGATGATACAGAAACAGTAGTAGAAGATACTACAGTTAGTATTGATGTTTTAGACAATGATGTTTATGGTGATGATGGTGCAGCATTAGTAGATGCATTAACAGTAGGCGCTACTTCTGATTTAGGAGGAACTACATCAGTGGTTGCAGGAGAGATCGAGTATACACCAGCCTTAAACTTTGTAGGAACAGATACTTTTGAATATACTATTGAAGATGGTAATGGAGATACAGCAACAGCTACAGTAACAGTTACAGTAACTGCAGAGGTAATTGTAAATGGTACTCCAACAGCAGTTGATGATAATGTATCAGTTGTAAGATTTAGTGTGTCAAATAGTATTGACGTATTAAGTAATGATAGTTTTGGATCAGATGGTCCAAGTTTAACACATCCATTAACTTTATCTAATGGTAGATCTACTGGAGTTTCTTCAGGAGGTAGATTCATTAGTGTAAATGGTAACAATACAATTTCTTACTCACCAGGAAGTTTAATGTCAGATTCATTTGAATATACAATTACTGATAAGAATGGAGATGCAACTACAGGTACTGTTTATATTACTACTACAGCAAATAGAGAGGTGCCAAATAGTGTAACTATTGGAGATACTGAAATTTTTGTAGATAACTTCTTAAGTTATCCAAATCCTTCAGAAGGAAATGTAAATACAACTTTATTAAGTAGTGTAAATACAAAAGCAACAATGGTATTATTTGATGCTACAGGTAAAGTAGTTTCTAGTTCAATATTAGAATTACAAGAAGGATTAAATCAATTCGACTTTAACTTCAAAGTAAAAGCAGGATTGCTATTCATGAAAATTGTAAGTGCAGAAAAAGATTTTGGAACTAGTAAAGTAGTTTTTAAATAG
- a CDS encoding response regulator transcription factor, whose product MKKIKIVLIDHVNSSLIRTTDLLKKSSKVEITGIFNDAELALEFIKETQPDLVISEIEMTGVSGIAIAKEIKKQFLDTKVVFYSEQAHYAISAIKVAAFDYLLKPISIEELQECIHRFQISHQIDLNKRELQIIKKLSEGLNSKLIGETLFISKHTVDKYRRNILEKTNCNNTAELVKFVSQVGII is encoded by the coding sequence ATGAAAAAAATTAAAATAGTCTTAATAGACCATGTTAATTCCTCCCTAATTAGAACAACAGACTTATTAAAAAAATCAAGCAAAGTAGAAATAACGGGTATTTTTAATGATGCTGAGTTGGCTCTAGAATTTATTAAAGAAACACAACCAGATTTGGTGATTTCAGAAATTGAAATGACAGGTGTGTCAGGTATTGCCATTGCTAAAGAAATTAAAAAGCAATTTTTAGATACAAAAGTTGTGTTTTATTCAGAGCAAGCACATTATGCAATTAGTGCTATAAAAGTTGCTGCTTTCGATTATTTATTGAAACCCATTTCAATAGAAGAGTTGCAAGAATGTATTCATCGTTTTCAAATTAGCCATCAAATAGATTTAAATAAAAGAGAACTACAGATTATTAAAAAATTGTCTGAAGGTTTAAATAGTAAATTAATTGGCGAAACTTTATTTATTAGTAAACACACAGTAGATAAATATCGAAGAAATATCCTTGAAAAAACCAACTGCAATAACACTGCAGAATTGGTGAAATTTGTGTCTCAAGTTGGTATAATTTGA
- a CDS encoding DUF1566 domain-containing protein, producing MKRILIFVILLCISFSVFGQSPEKMSYQAVVRNADGSLVSEQTVGMKISIIKTSTTGTIVYSETHTPTTNTNGLVTFEIGTGSVVNGSFAAIDWGSDSYFIKTETDIDGGTNYTISGTSQFLSVPYALYAKNVFSGDYDDLTNKPKVTEIKTYKIGDFVQGGIVFWVDDTEQHGLVLANVNQSAAMRWHAGTFGNTHAKGNGLYAGKLNTAIIIPSLIAIGDDGDNFAARLCNDLQVIQDGVTYGDWYLPSRLEMNLIYQSRSTINTTAAANSGDALINDVYWTSTENSDNSAYGLDFANGQESTIFKTFPNAVRAIRSF from the coding sequence ATGAAAAGAATTTTAATCTTCGTAATCTTATTATGTATTAGTTTTTCTGTTTTTGGGCAATCTCCAGAAAAAATGAGTTATCAAGCAGTTGTAAGAAATGCAGATGGAAGCTTGGTAAGTGAACAAACTGTTGGAATGAAAATTAGCATTATAAAAACATCTACAACAGGTACTATTGTTTATTCAGAAACGCACACTCCAACAACCAATACAAACGGATTAGTTACTTTCGAAATAGGTACAGGATCTGTTGTTAACGGATCTTTTGCTGCTATAGATTGGGGTTCAGATTCATATTTCATTAAAACTGAAACAGATATTGATGGTGGAACAAATTATACCATTTCTGGAACAAGTCAATTTTTAAGTGTGCCTTACGCACTTTATGCTAAAAATGTTTTTAGTGGAGATTATGATGATTTAACGAACAAGCCAAAGGTTACAGAAATTAAAACCTACAAAATTGGTGACTTTGTTCAAGGAGGAATTGTTTTTTGGGTTGATGATACTGAGCAACATGGTTTGGTATTGGCTAATGTAAATCAAAGTGCGGCTATGAGATGGCATGCAGGAACTTTTGGTAATACTCATGCAAAAGGAAATGGTTTGTATGCAGGTAAATTAAATACGGCAATAATAATTCCTTCGCTTATTGCAATTGGTGATGATGGAGATAATTTTGCAGCAAGACTATGTAATGATTTACAAGTTATTCAAGATGGTGTTACTTATGGAGATTGGTATTTGCCAAGCAGATTAGAAATGAATTTAATTTACCAAAGTAGATCTACTATAAATACAACTGCAGCTGCTAATAGTGGAGATGCCTTAATAAATGATGTGTATTGGACATCTACAGAAAATTCAGATAACAGTGCTTATGGTTTAGATTTTGCTAACGGACAAGAGTCTACAATTTTTAAAACTTTCCCAAATGCAGTTAGAGCCATAAGGTCATTTTAA
- a CDS encoding rhomboid family intramembrane serine protease — MLEGINTVVLIVIIVNVLFSIKGFEDYAFLDKYKFQVSRVKGDEKIRMLTSGFLHVDWMHLILNMYVLYAFGNIVINFLGTLPFLIIYFGSLIAGSLYTLQYHKNEPYYSAVGASGAVSGIVYASILLYPGMSLYLFFIPVPIPGYIFGVGYLLYSIYGMKKQVGNVGHAAHLGGAIGGFALTLLLNPVLFNTNRMFVILLAIPIILLLVFSDKLKRL, encoded by the coding sequence ATGTTAGAAGGTATAAATACAGTAGTCTTAATTGTTATAATTGTTAACGTTTTATTTTCAATTAAAGGTTTTGAAGATTACGCTTTTTTAGACAAATATAAATTTCAGGTAAGTAGGGTAAAAGGCGATGAAAAAATAAGAATGCTTACTTCAGGATTTCTTCATGTAGATTGGATGCATCTTATTCTTAATATGTATGTCTTGTACGCATTTGGTAACATCGTTATAAATTTTTTAGGCACATTACCTTTTTTAATTATTTATTTTGGAAGTTTGATTGCAGGGAGTTTATACACCTTACAATATCATAAAAACGAACCTTATTATAGTGCAGTAGGTGCTTCTGGAGCTGTGTCAGGTATTGTATACGCTTCAATATTACTTTATCCAGGTATGAGTCTGTATTTATTTTTTATTCCAGTGCCAATTCCTGGTTATATTTTTGGAGTAGGGTATTTGCTGTATTCAATTTATGGTATGAAAAAACAAGTTGGTAATGTTGGTCATGCTGCACATTTAGGAGGTGCAATTGGCGGATTTGCGTTGACCTTACTTTTAAATCCAGTCTTATTTAATACCAATAGAATGTTTGTTATTCTATTAGCAATACCAATTATTTTGTTATTGGTTTTTAGTGATAAGTTAAAAAGGCTGTAA
- a CDS encoding response regulator gives MLRVLIIEDDFILAEEWKEALTKTNKYSVNLVTTGSEGLVSINDEVPDIVVVDLYHKNDFGSLISDNGIRIIGPIRRSFPDIKIIAITGYNHNRKTVDTKTVVFNLGADYFLSKPFDVEKLLEKIEEAGSSILK, from the coding sequence ATGTTACGCGTTTTAATTATAGAAGATGATTTTATATTAGCTGAAGAATGGAAGGAGGCACTAACAAAAACAAACAAATATTCGGTTAATTTAGTAACAACTGGTTCAGAAGGTTTAGTGAGTATTAATGATGAAGTACCAGATATAGTTGTTGTAGATTTATATCATAAAAATGATTTTGGTAGCTTAATATCTGATAATGGAATACGAATTATAGGACCAATAAGAAGAAGTTTTCCTGATATAAAAATAATAGCAATAACAGGTTACAATCATAACAGAAAAACTGTAGATACTAAAACTGTTGTTTTTAATTTAGGTGCAGACTACTTTCTAAGCAAACCATTTGATGTTGAGAAACTTTTAGAAAAAATAGAAGAAGCAGGTTCATCTATACTCAAATAA
- a CDS encoding T9SS type A sorting domain-containing protein encodes MKKKILLLFILSFSISTFSQTTNSSSGGTATGNGSATYTVGQTIYTTNIGNNGSVSQGIQQSLEIFVLSNKDFKELNLNAFTYPNPTKDKITLEISNVDLQNLSYVMYDIKGRTLLKGVIKGKSTNIMMKDYAAGVYLLKVNQQNKELKTFKVIKK; translated from the coding sequence ATGAAAAAAAAGATCTTACTACTATTTATCTTAAGTTTTTCAATTTCTACTTTTTCTCAAACAACCAATTCATCATCAGGAGGTACTGCCACAGGTAATGGTTCTGCAACCTATACAGTGGGTCAAACTATTTATACGACGAATATTGGAAATAATGGTTCTGTGTCTCAAGGCATTCAGCAAAGTTTAGAAATATTTGTTTTAAGCAATAAAGATTTTAAAGAATTAAATCTAAATGCATTTACATATCCAAATCCTACAAAAGATAAAATTACCTTAGAAATATCAAACGTTGATTTACAAAACCTTAGTTATGTTATGTATGATATAAAAGGTAGAACTTTACTTAAAGGAGTAATTAAGGGTAAAAGTACCAACATTATGATGAAAGATTATGCTGCTGGAGTTTATCTATTAAAAGTAAATCAACAAAATAAAGAATTAAAAACATTTAAAGTTATAAAAAAGTAA
- a CDS encoding S-layer family protein: MIKKTTLLALISFLAVFSAFSSETSTLLNSKEYVSVNEKTNAPTITLLGATPQIIQVGSNYVELNAQANDTEDGDISADIVIDASSVNTTLVGSYTVTYNVTDSNSNAATEVTRTVNVVDTTKPVITLTGANPQILEVEDAYTELNATASDNYDGNITADIVIDASNVVAGTVGSYTVTYNVTDANSNTATEVTRTVNVVDTTKPVITLTGANPQILEVEDAYTELNATASDNYDGNITADIVIDASNVVAGTVGSYTVTYNVTDANSNTATEVTRTVNVVDTTKPVITLTGANPQILEVEDAYTELNATASDNYDGNITADIVIDASNVVAGTVGSYTVTYNVTDANSNTATEVTRTVNVVDTTKPVITLTGANPQILEVEDAYTELNATASDNYDGNITADIVIDASNVVAGTVGSYTVTYNVTDANSNTATEVTRTVNVVDTTKPVITLTGANPQILEVEDAYTELNATASDNYDGNITADIVIDASNVVAGTVGSYTVTYNVTDANSNTATEVTRTVNVVDTTNPTAIAVAGPLEINLNGNTTLLTQTVDNGSSDNYVAGGITLSLDKTSFSCADLGANTVTLTVTDSSNNTDTATVLVNVIDDVAPANVALVNPNYVHRTGTAYAEQGLTYSEVCFDDVVIVSSDLDVNQWGTYTIVYKVVDTSGNESATITRTQVVNDTPTTDAASFTVNQDTENHVFDVLDGDSFGNDGAESFTISGAMSAQNGTLVLQDLGTADPSDDLIVYSPRATYNGPDSFTYTLEDENGDTVTTTVNITVRPIVPVPVDDTATVDKNSSNNIIAVLANDDFGGNEANATHPLTFTNGSKSSATPNGGLISIEDNSTPNNLIDDVIHYTPPADFTGTDTFMYTITDLDGDATTATVEVTVVEGSNGSTTPTAVVDSATVDYESVDNVIPVLGNDSEGSDLYIDNGLTLVNGTYSGASTNGGLISVDDNGTLSTSDDTFKYSAPAGFDGTDTFSYTITDTTGDASTAVVTVTVNPAAPLEGAVEDIVTTPANTPVLIDVLANDNFGTFGSGTLLINSPDHLTGDSAEGVGTLTLDDGGTAGINQADDKILYTPPTNFNGVDTFDYTLTVDSNQYQGTVTITVGTVVPPVEVPTAVDDSATVDFESSNNVIAILGNDTYGSDGLSLTHPLTLVNGKQSTASLEGGLISVSDNGTQNDASDDVVLYSAPAGFSGTDSFEYTITDEDGDAATATVTITVNPAAPLSDPTAVDDAFSVTNGSSNNDLDILDNDSFGSEGLVSVTLSAGSEGGTLVINQNGTANAEDITVTYTPAALFENDVETFTYTLEDGGGDTVTATVSVTVGTVAPAVTVPTAADDAVTVAAGSVNNVIDVLSNDTPGSEGYIDGGLTMTNGTLTSASTKGSAISIDNKNTLDTTDDEFNYTPSALAATDGTDTFSYTITDASGDASTATVTVTIGPAATDVPVALDDAETVVEDTTVSIDVLDNDVYGDDGAALVDALTVGATSDLGGTTSVVAGEIEYTPALNFVGTDTFEYTIEDGNGDTATATVTVTVTAEVIVNGTPTAVDDSATVDFESSNNVIAVLGNDTYGSDGLSLTHPLTLVNGKQSTASLEGGLISVSDNGTQNDASDDIVLYSAPAGFSGTDSFEYTITDEDGDAATATVTITVDPAAPLSDPTAVDDTFSVANGSSNNDLDILDNDSFGSEGLVSVTLSAGSEGGTLVINQNGTANAEDITVTYTPAALFENDVETFTYTLEDGRRRYSNSNSKFNSRYSCTSSYSSNSRR, from the coding sequence ATGATTAAAAAAACTACTTTACTAGCCCTAATTAGCTTTCTAGCTGTCTTTTCAGCTTTTAGCAGCGAAACAAGTACTTTGCTTAATAGCAAAGAATATGTTTCAGTAAATGAAAAAACAAACGCTCCAACTATAACCTTATTAGGAGCAACACCACAAATTATTCAAGTTGGAAGTAATTACGTTGAATTAAATGCACAGGCTAATGATACTGAAGATGGAGATATTTCAGCAGACATTGTTATTGATGCTTCATCAGTAAATACGACTTTAGTTGGAAGTTATACTGTAACTTATAATGTAACAGATTCAAATTCTAACGCAGCAACCGAAGTTACAAGAACTGTAAATGTTGTAGATACAACAAAACCAGTAATTACTTTAACAGGAGCAAATCCACAGATTTTAGAAGTTGAAGACGCTTATACAGAATTAAATGCAACAGCATCAGATAATTATGATGGTAACATTACAGCAGATATTGTTATTGATGCAAGCAACGTAGTTGCAGGAACAGTTGGTAGCTATACAGTTACTTATAATGTAACAGATGCCAACTCAAATACAGCAACCGAAGTTACAAGAACTGTAAATGTTGTAGATACAACAAAACCAGTAATTACTTTAACAGGAGCAAATCCACAGATTTTAGAGGTTGAAGACGCTTATACAGAATTAAATGCAACAGCATCAGATAATTATGATGGTAACATTACAGCAGATATTGTTATTGATGCAAGCAACGTAGTTGCAGGAACAGTTGGTAGTTATACAGTTACTTATAATGTAACAGATGCCAACTCAAATACAGCAACTGAAGTTACAAGAACTGTAAATGTTGTAGATACAACAAAACCAGTAATTACTTTAACAGGAGCAAATCCACAGATTTTAGAGGTTGAAGACGCTTATACAGAATTAAATGCAACAGCATCAGATAATTATGATGGTAACATTACAGCAGATATTGTTATTGATGCAAGCAACGTAGTTGCAGGAACAGTTGGTAGTTATACAGTTACTTATAATGTAACAGATGCCAACTCAAATACAGCAACTGAAGTTACAAGAACTGTAAATGTTGTAGATACAACAAAACCAGTAATTACTTTAACAGGAGCAAATCCACAGATTTTAGAGGTTGAAGACGCTTATACAGAATTAAATGCAACAGCATCAGATAATTATGATGGTAACATTACAGCAGATATTGTTATTGATGCAAGCAACGTAGTTGCAGGAACAGTTGGTAGTTATACAGTTACTTATAATGTAACAGATGCCAACTCAAATACAGCAACTGAAGTTACAAGAACTGTAAATGTTGTAGATACAACAAAACCAGTAATTACTTTAACAGGAGCAAATCCACAGATTTTAGAGGTTGAAGACGCTTATACAGAATTAAATGCAACAGCATCAGATAATTATGATGGTAACATTACAGCAGATATTGTTATTGATGCAAGCAACGTAGTTGCAGGAACAGTTGGTAGTTATACAGTTACTTATAATGTAACAGATGCCAACTCAAATACAGCAACCGAAGTTACAAGAACTGTAAATGTTGTAGATACAACAAATCCAACAGCAATAGCTGTTGCAGGACCATTAGAGATAAATTTAAATGGAAACACTACACTATTAACACAAACAGTGGATAATGGTTCTTCAGATAATTATGTGGCAGGAGGAATAACTTTAAGTTTAGATAAAACTAGTTTCTCTTGTGCAGATTTAGGAGCAAATACAGTTACCTTAACAGTAACAGATTCTTCTAACAATACAGATACAGCAACAGTTTTAGTTAACGTAATAGACGATGTTGCTCCTGCTAATGTGGCGTTAGTAAATCCAAACTACGTGCACAGAACAGGAACTGCTTATGCAGAGCAAGGATTAACTTACAGTGAAGTTTGTTTCGATGATGTTGTTATAGTATCTAGTGATTTAGATGTAAATCAATGGGGTACTTATACAATAGTATATAAGGTAGTCGATACTTCAGGTAATGAATCTGCAACTATTACTAGAACTCAGGTTGTTAATGATACACCAACTACAGATGCAGCAAGTTTTACAGTTAATCAAGATACAGAAAATCATGTTTTCGATGTTTTAGATGGAGATAGTTTTGGAAACGATGGTGCTGAATCTTTTACAATTTCTGGAGCAATGAGTGCTCAAAATGGAACATTAGTGTTACAAGATTTAGGAACTGCAGATCCATCAGATGATTTAATAGTATACTCACCAAGAGCAACTTATAACGGTCCAGATAGTTTTACTTATACCTTAGAAGATGAAAATGGAGATACAGTTACAACAACTGTAAATATAACAGTTCGTCCTATAGTTCCTGTACCAGTAGATGATACAGCAACAGTAGATAAAAATAGTTCAAACAATATAATAGCTGTTCTTGCTAATGATGATTTTGGAGGTAATGAAGCAAATGCTACTCATCCTTTAACATTTACAAACGGTAGTAAAAGCAGTGCTACTCCAAATGGAGGTTTAATTAGTATTGAAGATAATAGCACACCAAATAATCTAATTGATGATGTAATTCATTACACACCACCAGCAGATTTTACGGGTACAGATACATTTATGTATACAATAACAGATTTAGATGGTGATGCAACCACAGCTACAGTTGAAGTAACTGTAGTAGAAGGCTCTAATGGAAGTACAACACCAACAGCAGTAGTAGATTCAGCAACTGTAGATTATGAAAGTGTTGATAATGTAATACCAGTATTAGGTAATGACTCTGAAGGTTCTGACCTTTATATCGACAATGGTTTAACTTTAGTAAATGGTACTTATTCAGGTGCTAGTACTAATGGAGGTTTAATATCTGTAGATGATAATGGTACTTTATCAACTTCAGATGATACATTTAAGTATTCTGCACCAGCAGGTTTTGATGGTACAGATACTTTTAGTTACACAATTACAGATACAACAGGGGATGCTTCAACAGCAGTGGTTACAGTAACTGTTAATCCAGCTGCTCCTTTAGAAGGTGCTGTAGAGGATATTGTTACTACACCAGCGAATACACCTGTTTTAATTGACGTTTTAGCAAATGATAACTTTGGAACTTTTGGTTCAGGTACTTTATTAATTAATAGTCCAGATCACTTAACAGGAGATAGTGCAGAAGGTGTAGGTACTTTAACTTTAGATGATGGTGGTACAGCAGGTATTAACCAAGCAGATGATAAAATTCTTTATACACCACCAACTAATTTTAACGGTGTTGATACTTTTGATTACACTTTAACAGTAGATTCTAATCAATATCAAGGAACAGTTACAATTACAGTAGGTACTGTAGTTCCACCAGTTGAAGTTCCAACAGCAGTTGATGATTCAGCTACAGTTGATTTTGAGAGTTCAAACAACGTGATTGCAATTTTAGGTAATGATACTTATGGTTCAGATGGTTTAAGTTTAACTCACCCATTAACTTTAGTAAACGGTAAACAGAGTACAGCAAGTTTAGAAGGTGGTTTAATAAGTGTTTCAGACAATGGTACACAAAATGACGCTTCAGATGACGTAGTATTATATTCAGCTCCAGCAGGATTTAGTGGAACAGATTCATTTGAGTACACAATTACAGATGAAGATGGAGATGCAGCAACAGCTACAGTAACTATAACTGTAAATCCAGCAGCACCATTATCAGATCCTACAGCAGTAGATGATGCTTTTAGCGTGACTAACGGATCATCAAATAATGATTTAGATATTTTAGATAATGATAGCTTTGGTTCTGAAGGTTTAGTAAGCGTAACTTTATCAGCAGGTTCTGAGGGAGGTACTTTAGTAATCAATCAAAATGGAACTGCAAATGCAGAAGATATTACAGTAACCTATACACCAGCAGCATTATTCGAGAATGATGTAGAGACATTTACTTATACATTAGAAGATGGAGGAGGAGATACAGTAACAGCAACAGTAAGTGTAACAGTAGGTACAGTTGCACCAGCAGTTACAGTTCCAACAGCCGCAGATGATGCAGTAACAGTTGCAGCAGGTAGTGTAAATAATGTAATAGATGTATTATCAAATGATACACCAGGATCTGAAGGTTATATTGATGGAGGATTAACAATGACCAATGGAACATTAACAAGTGCAAGTACAAAAGGAAGTGCAATAAGCATTGACAATAAAAATACTTTAGATACTACAGATGATGAGTTCAATTATACTCCATCAGCATTGGCAGCAACAGATGGTACAGACACATTTAGTTATACAATTACAGATGCAAGTGGAGATGCTTCAACAGCAACAGTAACAGTAACAATAGGTCCTGCAGCAACAGATGTTCCAGTAGCCTTAGATGATGCAGAAACAGTTGTAGAAGATACTACAGTTAGCATTGATGTTTTAGACAATGATGTTTATGGAGATGATGGTGCAGCATTAGTAGATGCATTAACAGTAGGTGCTACTTCTGATTTGGGAGGAACTACCTCAGTGGTTGCAGGAGAGATTGAGTATACACCAGCCTTAAACTTTGTAGGAACAGATACTTTTGAATATACTATTGAAGATGGTAATGGAGATACAGCAACGGCTACAGTAACAGTTACAGTAACTGCAGAGGTAATTGTAAATGGTACTCCAACAGCAGTAGATGATTCAGCTACAGTTGATTTTGAGAGTTCAAACAATGTGATTGCAGTTTTAGGTAATGATACTTACGGTTCAGATGGTTTAAGTCTAACTCACCCATTAACTTTAGTAAATGGTAAACAAAGTACAGCAAGTTTAGAAGGCGGTTTAATAAGTGTTTCAGACAATGGTACACAAAATGACGCTTCAGATGATATAGTATTATATTCAGCTCCAGCAGGGTTTAGTGGTACAGATTCATTTGAGTACACAATTACAGATGAAGATGGAGATGCAGCAACAGCTACAGTAACTATCACTGTAGATCCAGCAGCACCATTATCAGATCCTACAGCAGTAGATGATACTTTTAGCGTGGCTAATGGATCATCAAATAATGATTTAGATATTTTAGATAATGATAGCTTTGGTTCTGAAGGTTTAGTAAGCGTAACTTTATCAGCAGGTTCTGAGGGAGGTACTTTAGTAATCAATCAAAATGGAACTGCAAATGCAGAAGATATTACAGTAACCTATACACCAGCAGCATTATTCGAGAATGATGTAGAGACATTTACTTATACATTAGAAGATGGGAGGAGGAGATACAGTAACAGCAACAGTAAGTTTAACAGTAGGTACAGTTGCACCAGCAGTTACAGTTCCAACAGCCGCAGATGA